A genomic segment from Deltaproteobacteria bacterium encodes:
- a CDS encoding lysozyme-like domain containing protein, with protein MVAARTLLVVLVLVWVSGCSYTPPPKRQADVCQVFSQYPDWYDYAVKSQRQWGTPVHVLMAFVRHESSFQSHAKPPMRWLLFIPLGRPSSAKGYAQAQNPVWSEYEAERGRLFRSRSDMEDALDFVGWYNHKTWRELGIARTDAHRLYLAYHEGRGGYRRGTWKKKPQVQRTAKRVAATAARYKAQLDKCESRFRCDSWYQVWPLCR; from the coding sequence TTGGTTGCCGCGCGAACGTTGCTGGTCGTCCTTGTCCTTGTCTGGGTGTCGGGGTGCTCCTACACACCCCCGCCCAAGCGTCAGGCCGACGTCTGCCAAGTCTTCTCGCAGTATCCCGATTGGTACGACTACGCCGTCAAGTCCCAGCGCCAGTGGGGCACGCCGGTTCATGTCCTCATGGCCTTCGTGCGCCATGAGTCGAGCTTCCAGAGCCACGCCAAGCCGCCCATGCGCTGGCTCCTGTTCATCCCGCTGGGGCGTCCGTCGTCGGCCAAGGGATACGCCCAGGCCCAGAACCCGGTGTGGAGCGAATACGAGGCGGAGCGGGGCCGGCTCTTCCGCAGCCGCTCGGACATGGAGGACGCCCTCGACTTCGTCGGCTGGTACAACCACAAGACCTGGCGCGAACTGGGTATCGCCCGGACCGACGCGCACAGGCTCTACCTCGCCTATCACGAAGGCCGCGGCGGCTACCGCCGCGGCACCTGGAAGAAGAAGCCTCAGGTGCAGCGTACCGCCAAGCGCGTGGCCGCCACCGCCGCCCGCTACAAGGCGCAACTGGACAAGTGCGAGTCGCGTTTTCGCTGCGACTCCTGGTACCAGGTGTGGCCGCTGTGCCGGTAA
- a CDS encoding tripartite tricarboxylate transporter substrate-binding protein — MVLALSAFNPAPAADKIVDKIHFLIPGGAGGGWDGTARGTGEALTKSGIAGSASYENMSGGGGGKAIGFLIENAESNHGTMMVNSTPIIIRSLTGRFPHNFRDLTMIAGTIGDYQALITGKDSPYKNFADVVAAYKKDPKKVSVGGGSVPGSLDHLVAAMAFQAAGADPTKVKYIPYDAGGKLNAAILSGEVAAGSTGFSEAVALAKAGEMRILAVTAPERVSAFKDAPTLKEQGFDVTFVNWRGFFGAPGLPQEKADQYRKALAAMYATPEWKAVRDRNGWVDIHNPGDKFTAFLENQEKVIKKLMQQLGFLK; from the coding sequence ATGGTGCTGGCCCTGAGCGCCTTCAACCCCGCCCCCGCGGCCGATAAGATCGTCGACAAGATACACTTCCTCATCCCCGGCGGCGCCGGCGGCGGCTGGGACGGCACCGCGCGCGGCACCGGCGAGGCGCTGACCAAGTCCGGCATCGCCGGATCGGCCTCGTACGAGAACATGTCCGGCGGCGGCGGCGGCAAGGCCATCGGCTTCCTCATCGAGAACGCCGAGTCCAACCACGGCACCATGATGGTGAACTCGACGCCCATCATCATCCGCTCGCTGACCGGGCGCTTTCCCCACAACTTCCGCGACCTGACCATGATCGCGGGCACCATCGGCGACTACCAGGCCCTCATCACGGGCAAGGACAGCCCCTACAAGAACTTCGCCGACGTGGTGGCAGCGTACAAGAAGGACCCGAAGAAGGTATCCGTGGGCGGCGGCTCCGTGCCCGGATCGCTGGACCACTTGGTTGCCGCCATGGCCTTTCAGGCGGCCGGAGCCGATCCGACCAAGGTCAAGTACATCCCCTATGACGCGGGCGGCAAGCTGAACGCGGCCATCCTGTCCGGCGAAGTCGCCGCCGGCTCCACCGGTTTCTCCGAGGCCGTCGCGCTGGCCAAGGCCGGCGAGATGCGCATCCTGGCGGTGACCGCCCCGGAGCGTGTGTCCGCGTTCAAGGACGCACCGACTCTGAAGGAGCAGGGCTTCGACGTGACGTTCGTCAACTGGCGCGGCTTCTTCGGCGCCCCGGGGCTGCCGCAGGAGAAGGCGGACCAGTACCGCAAGGCCCTCGCGGCGATGTACGCCACGCCCGAATGGAAGGCCGTGCGCGACCGCAACGGTTGGGTCGACATCCACAACCCCGGCGACAAGTTCACCGCGTTCCTGGAAAACCAGGAGAAGGTGATCAAGAAGCTGATGCAGCAGCTCGGCTTCCTCAAATAA
- a CDS encoding SDR family NAD(P)-dependent oxidoreductase: MADRPLEGKVALVSGAGSPIGFGRRMTFALTAAGARVAMMDVSEEWVNRTADEVRAVAGQDSVLPIVESVSSWESAARAVDTAITDLGGLDILVNNAGTNPRNVGLTSEFREKCWEVSPEAWLRVFGVNCAGPFYMVRAAVGHMIEKGWGRIIGVTTSLNTMYRAYGSPYGPSKAGHEAFMATLCQELEGTGVTANILVPGGPANTNLIPQDAEYNREELIQPPVMEKPVVWLASEASDGINGRRFIAYHWDEGLPLEERLAQASAPCAWPQAGQPAIAPGR, translated from the coding sequence ATGGCTGACAGACCCTTGGAAGGAAAAGTGGCGTTGGTGAGCGGGGCGGGCAGCCCCATCGGGTTCGGCCGGCGCATGACGTTCGCCCTGACCGCGGCGGGCGCGCGCGTGGCCATGATGGACGTGAGCGAGGAGTGGGTCAACCGCACGGCCGACGAGGTGCGCGCCGTGGCCGGCCAGGACAGCGTCCTGCCCATCGTGGAGAGCGTGAGCAGTTGGGAAAGCGCGGCACGGGCGGTGGACACCGCCATCACCGACCTGGGCGGTCTCGACATCCTCGTCAACAACGCCGGGACCAATCCGCGCAACGTCGGCTTGACCTCCGAGTTCCGCGAGAAGTGCTGGGAGGTCTCGCCCGAGGCTTGGCTGCGGGTCTTCGGGGTGAACTGCGCCGGTCCCTTCTACATGGTGCGCGCCGCCGTCGGGCACATGATCGAGAAGGGGTGGGGCCGCATCATCGGCGTCACCACCAGCCTGAACACCATGTACCGCGCCTACGGCTCGCCCTACGGGCCGTCCAAGGCCGGGCACGAGGCCTTCATGGCGACGCTGTGCCAGGAGCTGGAAGGCACCGGCGTCACCGCCAACATACTGGTGCCGGGCGGCCCGGCCAACACCAACCTCATCCCCCAGGACGCCGAGTACAACCGCGAGGAATTGATCCAGCCGCCCGTGATGGAAAAGCCGGTGGTGTGGCTCGCATCGGAGGCGTCCGACGGTATCAACGGCCGGCGCTTCATCGCCTACCACTGGGACGAGGGCCTGCCGCTGGAAGAGCGTTTGGCCCAGGCGAGCGCGCCCTGCGCGTGGCCGCAGGCAGGGCAGCCCGCCATCGCACCGGGACGGTAG
- a CDS encoding TAXI family TRAP transporter solute-binding subunit encodes MHRKTLFSILVLAAVLSLSVNAFAQWNISVAGSPAGGTLQVKSEGLGEALRRGVPNSNVTVPTSSPAAGLALTGEGKAEVGVGASARMAVNAIRGNAPFKKKYDFKLLAFWGADLFMFVATPKAGLSTFRDYVARKAKDGISVGPKGSGSYMVFDDVANVHGTNFKDMEGWGAKIHYQYSAPSLELLQDGQIEGLGGLWGQPSARIVDLTNNREMVWVGLDKEAIDKLGAEFGYEHVKLDNPGDFGYGYKFVNQKPLETVRMADIVVINSSLSVDQAYAITKAIYGSKDFLVNVHVSFKALSAENTIALDKASKALNLHEGTVKYFREVGAMK; translated from the coding sequence ATGCATCGTAAAACGTTGTTCTCGATCCTGGTCCTGGCGGCGGTCCTGTCGCTGAGCGTCAACGCATTCGCGCAGTGGAACATTTCAGTGGCGGGTTCGCCCGCGGGCGGTACGCTCCAGGTGAAGTCCGAGGGGCTGGGCGAAGCCCTGCGCCGGGGCGTCCCCAACTCGAACGTCACCGTGCCGACCTCCAGTCCGGCGGCGGGGCTGGCGTTGACCGGCGAAGGCAAGGCAGAGGTGGGAGTGGGCGCTTCGGCGCGCATGGCCGTGAACGCGATCCGCGGGAACGCGCCGTTCAAGAAGAAGTACGACTTCAAGCTGCTCGCGTTCTGGGGCGCCGACCTCTTCATGTTCGTCGCCACGCCCAAGGCAGGCCTGAGCACGTTCCGCGACTACGTGGCGCGCAAGGCCAAGGACGGCATCTCGGTGGGTCCCAAGGGCAGCGGTTCCTACATGGTGTTCGATGACGTGGCCAACGTGCACGGCACCAACTTCAAGGACATGGAAGGTTGGGGCGCGAAGATCCACTACCAGTACTCCGCTCCCTCGCTGGAGCTTCTCCAGGACGGGCAGATCGAGGGGCTGGGAGGCCTCTGGGGACAGCCCAGCGCCCGCATCGTCGACCTCACCAACAACCGGGAGATGGTTTGGGTAGGTTTGGACAAGGAAGCCATCGACAAGCTCGGCGCGGAGTTCGGGTATGAGCACGTGAAGCTCGACAACCCGGGAGACTTCGGCTACGGCTACAAGTTCGTCAACCAGAAGCCTCTGGAAACCGTGCGCATGGCGGACATCGTTGTCATCAACTCGAGCCTGTCCGTGGATCAGGCCTACGCCATCACCAAGGCCATCTACGGCAGCAAGGACTTCCTGGTCAACGTACACGTTTCCTTCAAGGCGTTGAGCGCGGAGAACACCATCGCGCTGGACAAGGCGTCCAAGGCCCTGAACCTCCACGAAGGCACCGTCAAGTATTTCCGCGAAGTGGGTGCCATGAAGTAG
- a CDS encoding ABC transporter substrate-binding protein, with product MKRFNSKWTAPAALLAFGIATLAASAATAADMTPISVGRTTSASGFHIPSYIAMDKGIFKKHGLEAKYRSMSGKALLNAGIAKQIDFVPIPGGGSQALLKGAPITFLVGQSLISQWTITAHKDIKSVEDLKGKILGLGRPGSADYDEADIVLSKNFGMEPGRDYKVISFRGEAERIAAMINGDIHAGLLTFPHAAKAKLAGFKVILKTGKYLPRIGGSFWVHNDYLKANRKTAKAFIHAMAEAAEYMESNKEGSIDVIQKYFAMKDRREAEGVWEEVFDQYGADLPKHLVKSLFESRVKRMMAQNLWPKDKPLPDLEQFVARDLIEEALTERGYVRGKGGYLEPKR from the coding sequence ATGAAGCGATTCAATTCCAAATGGACAGCTCCGGCAGCGCTGCTGGCCTTCGGCATCGCGACCTTGGCGGCATCCGCGGCAACCGCGGCGGACATGACGCCCATCAGCGTGGGCCGGACGACATCGGCGAGCGGGTTTCACATTCCCTCGTACATCGCCATGGACAAGGGCATCTTCAAGAAGCACGGCCTGGAGGCCAAGTACCGCAGCATGAGCGGCAAGGCGTTGCTCAACGCCGGCATCGCCAAGCAGATCGATTTCGTGCCGATCCCCGGTGGCGGTTCCCAGGCTCTGCTCAAGGGCGCGCCGATCACGTTCCTGGTGGGCCAATCGCTGATCTCCCAGTGGACCATCACCGCCCACAAGGACATCAAGTCGGTCGAGGACCTCAAGGGCAAGATCCTCGGGCTCGGACGGCCCGGCAGTGCCGACTACGATGAAGCCGACATCGTACTGTCCAAGAACTTCGGCATGGAGCCCGGACGCGACTACAAGGTCATCAGCTTCCGGGGCGAAGCCGAACGGATCGCCGCCATGATCAACGGCGACATCCACGCCGGCCTGCTCACCTTCCCGCACGCGGCCAAGGCGAAGCTCGCGGGCTTCAAGGTCATCTTGAAGACCGGAAAGTACCTGCCGCGGATCGGTGGCAGTTTCTGGGTGCACAACGACTACCTCAAGGCCAACCGCAAGACGGCCAAGGCTTTCATCCATGCCATGGCCGAAGCCGCGGAGTACATGGAGTCCAACAAGGAAGGCTCCATCGACGTCATCCAGAAGTACTTCGCCATGAAGGACCGCCGGGAAGCCGAAGGCGTATGGGAAGAAGTGTTCGACCAATACGGCGCGGATCTGCCGAAGCACCTGGTGAAGAGCCTGTTCGAATCCCGCGTGAAGCGCATGATGGCGCAGAACCTCTGGCCCAAGGACAAGCCGCTTCCCGACCTCGAGCAGTTCGTCGCCCGGGATCTCATCGAGGAAGCGCTGACCGAACGCGGTTACGTGCGGGGCAAGGGCGGTTACCTGGAGCCCAAGCGTTAA
- a CDS encoding TRAP transporter fused permease subunit — MSFLTTLGRVYEDYAEGSRRQFTGIAGKLVPGFAILYSLYHVYVFIIGVGKLNVFQHRSTHLLWLLAFSFIVYGPAVKKTRVGLWDWIPAILSIAIWVYMMFNLERITLWLSLIDEPPLLDLIFGGLLILLVLEGVRRVSRMPLVIVTVIFLLYMFWGNLLGGIWWHAGMTYDVVIDVLFLSPQGMWGSLMNISATYIILFVLFGQLLLHLGGAAFFVDLADAVAGRARGGPAKVAVVGSGLFGTISGSQIANVATSGSFTIPMMKRVGFRPQFAGGVELSASMGGMFMPPVMASTVFLMSDISGIPYVEIIVAAFIPACLYFYTVFWQVHMESVKMGIISPTEGRRSAWNVLKEDGHFILPLIVIVWVLLEGYTPIRAALVAIATLLVVTGVRKKGRKDFVKNVLKGLETGATTSIIVALPIAAGAIMVTAISATGLGGKFGSMVMLFSGGYLFPALVIAMIASLVLGAPLSVAATYILTAIMIVPVTVSLGVAPLAAHLFAVYFAVIAPMSPPAGPAMFLAGGLAGANPMIVGLIGMRLAIGAFVLPFMFVFNSGLLMEGSVVEILFAVAVAAFALFALAAGFEGWISKSTAAWERVLLVAGGFTMIFPGAVTLTAGAAAVIVAIVGHLVRVKVVQATSEPAAP; from the coding sequence ATGTCTTTCCTGACGACCCTCGGCCGAGTGTACGAGGACTACGCGGAAGGCAGCCGACGGCAGTTCACCGGCATCGCCGGCAAGCTCGTCCCCGGCTTTGCCATCCTGTACTCCCTCTACCACGTCTACGTCTTCATCATCGGCGTCGGCAAGCTGAACGTATTCCAGCACCGTTCGACGCACCTGTTGTGGCTTCTGGCCTTCTCCTTCATCGTCTACGGCCCGGCGGTGAAGAAGACGCGGGTGGGGCTTTGGGACTGGATCCCGGCGATCCTGTCCATCGCCATCTGGGTCTACATGATGTTCAACCTCGAGCGCATCACCTTGTGGTTGAGCCTCATCGACGAGCCGCCGCTGCTGGACCTCATCTTCGGCGGCCTGCTGATTCTGCTGGTGCTCGAGGGCGTGCGGCGTGTCTCGCGCATGCCGCTCGTGATCGTCACCGTGATCTTCCTGCTCTACATGTTCTGGGGAAATCTGCTGGGCGGGATCTGGTGGCACGCGGGCATGACCTATGACGTGGTCATCGACGTGCTGTTCCTGAGCCCCCAGGGCATGTGGGGCTCGCTCATGAACATCTCCGCCACCTACATCATCCTGTTCGTGCTCTTCGGCCAGTTGCTGCTGCACTTGGGCGGCGCCGCGTTCTTCGTGGACCTGGCCGACGCCGTGGCCGGGCGCGCCCGCGGCGGGCCCGCCAAGGTGGCGGTGGTGGGCAGCGGCCTGTTCGGTACCATCTCCGGCAGCCAGATCGCCAACGTCGCCACCAGCGGCTCCTTCACCATCCCGATGATGAAGCGCGTCGGCTTCCGGCCGCAGTTCGCCGGGGGGGTGGAGCTGTCGGCCTCCATGGGCGGTATGTTCATGCCGCCGGTGATGGCGTCCACCGTGTTCCTGATGAGCGACATCAGCGGCATCCCTTACGTCGAGATCATCGTGGCGGCGTTCATCCCCGCCTGTCTCTACTTCTACACGGTCTTCTGGCAGGTGCACATGGAGAGCGTGAAGATGGGGATCATCTCTCCCACCGAGGGGCGGCGCTCGGCGTGGAACGTGCTCAAGGAGGACGGCCACTTCATCCTGCCGCTGATCGTCATCGTGTGGGTCCTGCTGGAAGGGTATACACCGATCCGGGCCGCGCTGGTGGCCATCGCAACCCTGCTGGTGGTCACGGGCGTCAGGAAGAAGGGGCGCAAGGACTTCGTCAAGAACGTGCTCAAGGGGCTGGAGACCGGCGCCACCACATCCATCATCGTGGCGCTGCCCATCGCCGCCGGCGCCATCATGGTCACGGCCATCTCCGCCACCGGCCTCGGCGGGAAGTTCGGCTCCATGGTCATGCTCTTCTCCGGCGGCTACCTGTTTCCGGCCCTGGTGATCGCCATGATCGCGTCGCTGGTGCTGGGCGCGCCCCTGTCGGTGGCGGCCACCTATATCCTGACGGCCATCATGATCGTTCCCGTGACCGTATCGCTGGGCGTGGCGCCGCTGGCGGCGCACCTGTTCGCGGTCTACTTCGCGGTCATCGCGCCCATGTCTCCGCCGGCGGGTCCGGCCATGTTCCTTGCCGGAGGACTTGCCGGAGCCAACCCCATGATCGTGGGGCTCATCGGCATGCGGCTCGCCATCGGCGCGTTCGTGCTGCCGTTCATGTTCGTGTTCAACTCCGGCCTGCTGATGGAAGGGAGCGTCGTCGAGATACTCTTCGCCGTCGCCGTGGCCGCGTTCGCTCTGTTCGCGCTGGCCGCTGGCTTCGAAGGCTGGATCTCGAAGTCGACCGCGGCGTGGGAGCGCGTGCTGCTGGTGGCGGGCGGCTTCACGATGATTTTCCCGGGCGCGGTCACCCTGACGGCGGGCGCCGCCGCCGTGATCGTGGCCATCGTCGGGCACTTGGTGCGGGTGAAGGTAGTGCAGGCCACAAGCGAGCCTGCGGCGCCTTGA
- a CDS encoding methionine synthase, with protein MNAETGLPTVRAEHIGSLVHPDPLLEVFQRHDRYEAGDDELQRAQDEAIQEIIRKQEAVGLQVVGDGELRRRNFQESFSACVSGFDVPRESIRFYVHENVNTTPLERAEQDFSAAGPAIVTRRKAVARLSLTRNLPLEEYRFASGVAGRVVKPTLIGPDRIAQRFKWEDSRSVYPGGLDEFTDDVVRIERTMIADLVAAGCRYIQIDAPGYTAYVDHVSLERMRSRGEDPDENLERSIRADNALIDGFPGVTFGIHLCRGNARTHDPVTGELVPQWHREGHYDAIAERLFNGLRHHRLLLEYDSERAGSFEPLRFVPADKTVVLGLVTTKSARLESVEELRNHVDEASRHCPLEQLALSPQCGFASGLYHESVSEDDQWRKLDRIVETAAAIWGGP; from the coding sequence ATGAACGCCGAGACGGGTTTACCCACCGTTCGGGCGGAGCACATCGGCAGCCTGGTCCACCCCGACCCGCTGCTCGAGGTCTTTCAACGGCATGACCGGTACGAGGCCGGGGACGATGAGTTGCAGCGGGCTCAGGACGAGGCGATTCAGGAGATCATCCGAAAGCAGGAAGCCGTGGGGCTGCAAGTGGTGGGCGACGGCGAGTTGCGGCGGCGCAACTTCCAGGAGAGCTTCTCGGCGTGTGTCTCCGGCTTCGACGTCCCGCGGGAATCCATCCGCTTCTACGTCCACGAGAACGTCAACACGACGCCCCTGGAACGCGCCGAGCAGGATTTCAGCGCCGCGGGGCCGGCCATCGTCACGCGGCGCAAGGCCGTTGCCAGACTGAGCCTGACCCGCAATCTGCCGCTGGAGGAGTACCGGTTCGCCAGCGGCGTCGCCGGCCGCGTGGTCAAGCCCACGCTCATCGGCCCGGACCGCATCGCGCAACGGTTCAAGTGGGAAGACTCCCGGTCCGTCTACCCCGGCGGCCTGGACGAGTTCACCGACGACGTCGTCCGCATCGAGCGGACCATGATCGCGGACCTGGTGGCGGCGGGCTGCCGCTACATCCAGATCGACGCGCCCGGCTACACCGCCTACGTGGACCATGTCTCGCTGGAGCGGATGCGCTCCCGCGGCGAGGACCCGGACGAGAACCTCGAGCGGTCCATCCGCGCCGACAACGCCCTGATCGACGGCTTCCCGGGGGTGACCTTCGGCATCCACCTGTGCCGGGGAAACGCCCGCACCCACGACCCCGTGACCGGCGAGTTGGTACCGCAGTGGCACCGGGAGGGGCACTACGACGCCATCGCCGAACGCCTCTTCAACGGCCTGCGGCACCATCGCCTCCTGCTGGAATACGACAGCGAACGCGCGGGCTCCTTCGAACCACTCCGGTTCGTACCCGCGGACAAGACCGTCGTGCTCGGGCTGGTCACCACCAAGAGCGCCCGGCTCGAAAGCGTCGAAGAGCTGAGAAATCACGTGGATGAAGCGAGCCGGCACTGCCCGCTGGAGCAACTGGCCTTGAGCCCGCAGTGTGGCTTCGCCAGCGGCCTCTACCACGAGTCCGTGAGCGAGGACGACCAGTGGCGCAAGCTCGACCGGATCGTGGAGACGGCCGCGGCGATTTGGGGCGGTCCGTAG
- a CDS encoding tripartite tricarboxylate transporter TctB family protein produces the protein MTLERAIALIFIVVCVAYGYTAFVVMEAAMLPFERNMTFLPNELPKWLSVIGALVGVAVLVQSGSGTDGEAPEDDIDVGNLRQYKLGQAIFLLVLMVAYALLLRPIGFVTMTTLFLVVGAMILGERRYIVLVPVALLAAFLIWYLVQEVLGIFLRPWPWFLFM, from the coding sequence ATGACTCTCGAACGCGCCATCGCCCTGATATTCATCGTCGTTTGCGTCGCCTACGGCTACACGGCCTTCGTGGTCATGGAGGCCGCGATGCTCCCGTTCGAGCGCAACATGACGTTCCTGCCCAACGAGCTGCCGAAATGGCTGAGCGTCATCGGCGCGCTGGTGGGAGTGGCCGTGCTCGTCCAGTCCGGTTCCGGGACCGACGGCGAGGCCCCCGAAGACGACATCGACGTCGGCAACCTCCGGCAGTACAAGCTCGGCCAGGCGATCTTTCTGCTGGTGCTCATGGTCGCCTACGCCCTGCTGCTGCGGCCCATCGGCTTCGTGACCATGACGACCCTCTTCCTGGTTGTCGGGGCGATGATTCTCGGCGAGCGGCGCTACATCGTCCTCGTTCCGGTGGCCCTGCTGGCGGCCTTCCTGATCTGGTACTTGGTACAGGAAGTGCTCGGCATCTTCCTCCGACCCTGGCCCTGGTTCCTGTTCATGTAA
- a CDS encoding tripartite tricarboxylate transporter permease: MVEGILAGLSTAFSIQNLLMVIAGCLIGTLIGMLPGLGPMSIIAIMIPIAIQIGDPAAALILLAGVYYGAIFGGSTSSILINAPGVAGTVATAFDGYPLARQGQAGKALTVAAIGSFSGGTIGAILLMGFAPGLATVALLFHSAEYFALMVVGLAAIAAFAGSGQVGKALMMTVLGVMLATVGESALFNAPRFTFGIQDLQSGISFITLAMALFALPEALYLVLNPKRSEREGDDGGKIANLRITREEAKEIAPVIGRQSLQGFFIGVMPGAGATIASFLGYAVERNIAKGEDRAKFGKGSIKGLAAPETANNAACTGSFVPLLTLGIPGSGTTAILLGALIALNVAPGPRLMVDNPSIFWAVIISMYLGNVVLLVLNLPLIPYIAKLLEIPRNYLIPFILFFTMMGSYIGQNNATELLLLTGMGLVATIMRMAGYPLAPMLIGFILGPLLENNFARAMNLTDGIGFIWARPMTLGLLVFAVVLIFLPSIRAGFARLKGDEAAQGD; encoded by the coding sequence ATGGTTGAAGGAATCCTCGCCGGTCTGTCCACCGCCTTCAGCATTCAGAACCTCCTCATGGTCATCGCCGGGTGCCTGATCGGTACCTTGATCGGCATGCTGCCGGGTCTCGGCCCGATGTCGATCATCGCCATCATGATCCCCATCGCCATACAGATCGGCGATCCCGCGGCGGCGCTGATCCTCTTGGCGGGCGTGTACTACGGCGCCATCTTCGGCGGCTCCACTTCGTCGATCCTGATCAACGCGCCGGGCGTGGCCGGCACCGTCGCCACGGCGTTCGACGGCTACCCCCTGGCGCGGCAGGGGCAGGCCGGCAAGGCGCTGACCGTGGCCGCCATCGGGTCGTTCTCCGGAGGCACCATCGGCGCCATCCTGCTCATGGGTTTCGCGCCGGGATTGGCCACCGTGGCCCTGCTGTTCCACTCCGCCGAGTACTTCGCGCTGATGGTCGTGGGCCTCGCCGCCATCGCCGCCTTCGCGGGCTCGGGTCAGGTGGGCAAGGCCTTGATGATGACCGTCCTCGGCGTGATGCTGGCGACGGTCGGCGAGAGTGCCCTGTTCAACGCGCCGCGCTTCACCTTCGGCATCCAGGACCTGCAGAGCGGCATCAGCTTCATCACGCTGGCCATGGCGCTGTTCGCCCTCCCCGAGGCCCTGTACCTGGTCCTCAACCCCAAGCGTTCGGAACGCGAGGGGGACGACGGCGGCAAGATCGCCAACCTGCGCATCACGCGTGAGGAGGCCAAGGAGATCGCCCCGGTCATCGGACGCCAGTCGCTCCAGGGGTTCTTCATCGGGGTCATGCCGGGGGCGGGCGCGACCATCGCTTCGTTTCTCGGCTACGCCGTGGAACGCAACATCGCCAAGGGGGAGGACCGGGCGAAGTTCGGCAAGGGCTCCATCAAGGGGCTTGCCGCGCCGGAAACGGCCAACAACGCGGCCTGCACCGGCTCGTTCGTGCCGCTGCTCACCCTGGGCATTCCCGGGTCCGGCACCACCGCCATCCTCCTGGGCGCCCTCATCGCCCTCAACGTGGCGCCGGGACCGCGCCTGATGGTGGACAATCCTTCCATCTTCTGGGCGGTGATCATCTCCATGTACCTCGGCAACGTGGTGCTGCTGGTCCTCAACCTGCCGCTGATCCCGTACATCGCCAAGCTGCTGGAGATCCCGCGCAACTACCTGATCCCGTTCATCCTGTTCTTCACCATGATGGGCAGCTACATCGGCCAGAACAACGCCACCGAGCTACTGCTGCTCACCGGCATGGGACTCGTGGCCACCATCATGCGCATGGCCGGCTACCCGCTGGCGCCGATGCTCATCGGGTTCATCCTCGGACCGTTGCTGGAAAACAACTTCGCCCGCGCCATGAACCTCACCGACGGCATCGGCTTCATATGGGCGCGGCCGATGACCCTGGGGCTGCTGGTCTTCGCCGTGGTGCTGATCTTCCTGCCGTCCATCCGCGCCGGGTTCGCCCGACTCAAGGGAGACGAAGCCGCCCAGGGAGATTGA